One Maribacter dokdonensis DSW-8 genomic region harbors:
- a CDS encoding sodium:solute symporter — MQQLDHLDWISISLYFLLLVGVAIWVIRKKEDNTEDYFLAGRNVGWFVVGASIFASNIGSEHVVGLAGTGASNKLPLLIYEIHAWVVLMLGWVFLPFYARSGVFTMPEFLEKRFDARSRWVLSVFSIVAYVLTKISVTIYAGGVVVSALLGIDFWTGAIATVILTGLYTVLGGMRAVVYTETLQAILLVVGAAVLTFIGLDKVGGWGSMVDTLGPEYFNMWRPATDPDFPWPSLFITSTIVGIWYWCTDQYIVQRTLTAKNIKEGRRGTIFGALLKLLPVFLFLIPGVIALTLKMRGELHWESADEAFPVLMSNLLPSGLRGLVAAGLLAALMSSLASVFNSCSTLFTVDVYKKLRPDTPEKKLVRTGQIATVFVVIIGIIWIPIMANISGVLYEYLQSVQSYIAPPITAVFLLGIFYKRINATGAFATLIMGILVAFFRIALELLKDNFDSDGILFYLGDMNFLTFGAWFFLFCLIFMVVVSLLTKSPDKEQIVNLTFGTITEEEKNKNKNSYNWIDIIVSIFIVLIVIGIMVFFNGK, encoded by the coding sequence ATGCAACAATTAGACCATTTAGATTGGATCAGTATTTCACTCTATTTTTTATTACTTGTAGGTGTAGCCATATGGGTAATCAGGAAAAAAGAAGATAATACGGAAGATTACTTTTTAGCCGGCAGAAACGTTGGCTGGTTTGTAGTAGGTGCTTCAATATTCGCATCAAACATTGGCTCAGAACATGTCGTCGGTTTAGCTGGCACGGGAGCAAGTAATAAATTGCCCTTGCTTATTTATGAGATACATGCCTGGGTTGTATTAATGCTGGGTTGGGTGTTTTTACCATTTTATGCTAGGAGTGGCGTGTTTACTATGCCAGAATTTTTAGAGAAACGTTTTGATGCTAGATCTAGATGGGTGTTATCTGTTTTCTCTATTGTTGCATATGTGCTAACAAAAATATCGGTGACCATTTATGCAGGTGGTGTGGTAGTTTCTGCATTATTGGGTATAGATTTTTGGACGGGAGCCATAGCTACGGTCATATTAACAGGACTTTATACTGTTTTGGGCGGTATGCGGGCTGTGGTATATACAGAAACGCTACAGGCAATTTTATTAGTGGTTGGCGCTGCTGTATTAACGTTCATTGGGTTGGATAAAGTTGGTGGATGGGGAAGTATGGTAGATACCTTGGGACCAGAATATTTTAATATGTGGAGACCGGCGACCGATCCGGATTTTCCTTGGCCTTCATTGTTCATTACAAGTACTATAGTCGGTATATGGTATTGGTGTACAGACCAATATATTGTACAGCGCACATTAACGGCAAAGAACATAAAAGAAGGAAGGAGAGGTACCATATTCGGAGCATTGTTAAAATTATTGCCTGTTTTTTTGTTTTTAATACCAGGTGTTATTGCATTGACGTTGAAAATGAGAGGAGAATTACATTGGGAGAGTGCAGATGAAGCATTTCCGGTGTTAATGAGTAATTTGTTGCCATCAGGCCTTAGAGGTCTTGTTGCCGCAGGGTTATTGGCAGCTTTAATGAGTTCTTTGGCTTCGGTATTTAATTCATGTTCTACCTTGTTTACAGTTGATGTATATAAGAAATTACGTCCTGATACACCAGAGAAAAAACTGGTGAGAACAGGACAAATAGCTACTGTTTTTGTGGTGATTATAGGTATTATTTGGATTCCGATAATGGCAAATATATCAGGAGTGTTATATGAATACTTACAAAGTGTACAATCGTATATTGCACCACCCATTACTGCTGTATTCTTATTAGGAATTTTTTATAAGCGAATTAATGCCACGGGAGCTTTTGCAACCCTTATCATGGGAATTTTAGTAGCCTTTTTTAGAATTGCGTTAGAGTTGCTTAAAGATAATTTTGATTCCGATGGGATATTATTTTATCTGGGGGATATGAATTTCTTGACTTTTGGTGCTTGGTTCTTTTTATTTTGCTTAATCTTTATGGTAGTAGTTAGTCTATTAACGAAATCGCCTGATAAAGAGCAAATAGTCAACCTAACATTTGGTACTATAACCGAGGAAGAAAAGAATAAAAATAAGAATAGCTATAATTGGATCGATATTATCGTTTCTATTTTTATTGTATTGATCGTAATAGGTATTATGGTGTTCTTCAACGGAAAATAA
- a CDS encoding NUDIX hydrolase, translated as MVLNNYRKEDKVLLAIDCIIFGFYQEELKILLVERDFKPAKGEWSLIGGFLKMQENLEEAAARVLKNLTGLNNVYMEQVHCYSKIDRDPEERTISVTYFALINIEHHCKELLRQNPIKWFDMKDIPTLIFDHNIMVKEALTLLRNRISCKPIGFELLPEKFTMRQLQKLYEAILDTELDKRNFINKFNSLDLLTKLKEKDTSSSKKGAFLFEFDQNKYHKKVEKGFSFKI; from the coding sequence ATGGTTTTGAATAATTATCGCAAAGAGGACAAAGTACTACTTGCTATAGATTGTATAATTTTTGGATTTTATCAAGAAGAATTAAAAATTTTGCTCGTTGAACGAGACTTTAAACCAGCTAAAGGAGAATGGTCACTTATTGGTGGTTTTCTTAAAATGCAAGAAAACCTAGAAGAAGCAGCTGCCCGTGTATTAAAGAACTTAACAGGCTTGAATAATGTATATATGGAACAGGTTCATTGTTATTCTAAAATAGACCGTGATCCGGAAGAAAGAACCATTTCGGTAACCTATTTTGCCCTTATAAATATAGAACACCATTGTAAAGAATTACTGAGGCAAAATCCGATTAAATGGTTTGACATGAAAGATATACCTACATTGATTTTTGACCATAATATTATGGTTAAAGAAGCATTGACTCTTTTAAGAAATAGAATAAGTTGTAAGCCTATTGGGTTTGAACTTTTACCAGAAAAATTTACGATGCGACAGCTCCAAAAGCTTTACGAAGCTATTTTGGATACCGAACTGGATAAGCGAAACTTCATTAACAAATTCAACTCATTGGATCTATTGACAAAATTGAAAGAGAAAGATACGAGCTCCTCTAAAAAAGGTGCTTTTCTATTTGAATTTGATCAAAATAAATATCATAAAAAAGTAGAGAAAGGCTTTAGTTTTAAAATTTAA
- a CDS encoding lipid-binding SYLF domain-containing protein, with translation MKILKSITLAAILFVAVGVNAQSSKDKKVIKDAENAKEKLMTMDVGLDQFFNNSAGYVVFPNVGKGGFIIGGASGNGVVYENGEKVGMADLKKLSVGLQAGGQAITEVIFFETAEDLAEFKEGDFEFSAEASAVALKSGVAVNAKYRDGVAVFALPKAGLMADASVGGQKFDYTPLMQ, from the coding sequence ATGAAAATTTTAAAATCTATAACATTAGCAGCTATTTTATTTGTAGCCGTTGGAGTAAATGCACAAAGCAGTAAGGACAAAAAAGTAATTAAAGATGCCGAAAATGCAAAGGAAAAATTAATGACAATGGATGTTGGCTTAGACCAGTTCTTTAACAACTCAGCAGGATATGTAGTTTTTCCTAACGTTGGAAAAGGAGGCTTCATAATCGGTGGTGCATCGGGTAATGGTGTCGTATATGAAAATGGCGAAAAAGTAGGTATGGCCGACCTAAAAAAATTAAGTGTAGGTCTACAAGCAGGCGGACAAGCCATTACGGAGGTAATCTTTTTTGAAACCGCTGAAGACTTAGCCGAGTTTAAAGAAGGAGATTTTGAGTTTTCTGCTGAAGCTTCTGCAGTTGCACTTAAATCTGGTGTTGCTGTAAATGCAAAGTATAGAGATGGTGTTGCCGTTTTTGCTTTACCAAAGGCCGGTTTAATGGCAGATGCATCTGTAGGTGGTCAAAAATTTGATTACACTCCTTTGATGCAATAA
- a CDS encoding SDR family oxidoreductase, with protein MQKPNKRLVGQTCIITGSSDGIGEAVAKAMGMEGANIVINYHSSKVEAEEVAHWISENSECGDAIVVKCDVSKEDEVQNMFKKTISKFGTVDVCVANAGLQLDHPLHEMPLSDWQRVIDVNLTGQFLCAKEAIIEFKRRGMRPDISNSLGKLIHMSSVHEVIPWAGHANYAASKGGLVMLMQTICQEYGPYKIRCNSIAPGAIKTDINKDVWSTQEGRDGMLKLIPYKQIGVPDDIGSVASWLASDESEYINGTTIFVDGGMTCYPGFTANG; from the coding sequence ATGCAAAAACCAAATAAAAGACTCGTAGGGCAAACCTGTATCATCACCGGATCTAGTGATGGTATTGGTGAAGCGGTTGCCAAAGCAATGGGAATGGAAGGAGCCAATATTGTTATTAATTATCATAGTAGTAAAGTGGAAGCTGAAGAGGTAGCACATTGGATCAGTGAAAATTCTGAATGTGGTGATGCTATTGTGGTCAAATGTGATGTTAGCAAGGAAGATGAAGTGCAGAATATGTTTAAAAAAACGATATCAAAATTTGGTACTGTTGATGTATGTGTAGCCAATGCCGGTTTACAATTAGACCACCCATTGCATGAAATGCCATTATCTGATTGGCAGCGAGTGATAGATGTAAACCTTACCGGTCAATTTCTTTGCGCAAAAGAGGCTATAATAGAATTTAAGAGAAGGGGAATGCGACCTGATATTTCCAATTCATTGGGGAAATTAATTCATATGAGTTCTGTACATGAAGTAATACCATGGGCCGGTCATGCTAATTATGCAGCAAGTAAAGGTGGCTTGGTCATGCTAATGCAAACTATTTGTCAGGAATACGGACCGTATAAGATACGTTGTAACTCCATTGCACCCGGTGCTATTAAAACAGATATCAATAAGGATGTATGGAGTACCCAAGAAGGTAGAGATGGCATGTTAAAATTAATACCTTATAAGCAAATTGGAGTGCCCGATGATATAGGAAGTGTAGCAAGCTGGTTGGCATCGGATGAATCTGAATATATAAATGGAACTACCATTTTCGTCGATGGGGGTATGACCTGTTATCCAGGTTTTACTGCTAATGGGTAA
- a CDS encoding aldose epimerase family protein, producing the protein MRIKKSNYGVTVNKEKVELYKLYNLDGIQVSIITFGGRITAVETPDKDGNIKNVVLGFKNLEQYEKPNPYFGALVGRYGNRIAKGKFILNNYEYQLAKNNGENSLHGGVVGFDKVVWKVEDIQENKTSASLKLSYYSKDMEEGFPGNLKTTVTYTLNSDNSLDVLYEATTDKTTIVNLTQHSYFNLSGDFSQPIIDHVVEINADKFVPVNASLIPTGELAAVDGTPFDFRIPKLVSEAINMNNDQITLGGGFDHCWVLNNSDKGYRRVAKAYHPESGRGVEVITDQPGMQFYTGNFLAGKLPRPNGGFYAKRSGFCFETQHFPDAPNQPSFPSVVLTPEEKYLTKTTFKFTVK; encoded by the coding sequence ATGAGGATTAAAAAAAGTAATTATGGTGTTACGGTAAATAAGGAGAAGGTAGAGTTATACAAACTGTATAATTTGGACGGAATTCAAGTAAGCATTATAACTTTTGGAGGAAGAATAACAGCTGTTGAAACTCCTGATAAAGATGGAAATATTAAGAATGTTGTTTTAGGTTTCAAAAACTTGGAACAGTACGAAAAACCTAACCCATATTTTGGAGCTCTTGTTGGAAGATATGGAAATCGTATTGCAAAAGGGAAATTCATCTTAAACAATTACGAATATCAACTAGCAAAAAATAATGGTGAAAATAGTCTACATGGTGGTGTGGTAGGTTTTGATAAAGTGGTTTGGAAAGTTGAAGATATTCAGGAAAATAAAACCTCGGCTTCTTTAAAACTTAGTTACTATAGTAAAGATATGGAAGAGGGTTTTCCCGGTAATTTAAAAACAACGGTCACCTACACACTAAATTCTGATAACAGTCTTGATGTTTTATACGAAGCAACTACAGATAAAACTACCATTGTAAACCTTACACAACATTCCTATTTTAATTTATCGGGCGATTTCTCTCAACCTATAATTGATCATGTTGTGGAGATCAATGCAGACAAATTTGTGCCAGTGAATGCTTCGCTGATTCCTACAGGTGAGTTGGCAGCTGTAGATGGTACACCGTTCGATTTTAGAATACCAAAATTGGTGAGTGAAGCTATAAACATGAACAACGATCAAATTACTTTAGGTGGTGGTTTTGATCATTGCTGGGTGTTGAACAATTCTGATAAAGGGTATAGGCGTGTAGCAAAGGCATATCACCCAGAATCGGGCAGAGGTGTTGAAGTAATTACGGATCAACCAGGTATGCAATTTTATACAGGAAATTTTTTAGCTGGTAAGCTACCAAGACCAAACGGTGGTTTTTACGCAAAAAGAAGTGGCTTTTGTTTTGAAACCCAACATTTTCCAGATGCACCAAATCAACCAAGTTTTCCTTCTGTAGTACTAACTCCGGAAGAAAAATACCTGACAAAAACCACTTTCAAATTCACAGTTAAATAA